CAAGAGAAACCCACATCGCAAGGTTAATAAACACAGACGGACGCTCAGCTATAAGAATTCACTAGCCCCTGTTGTTTGAAGCACGCAGCCATGTGGTGAGCACAAAGCGAACTATTCTTTCGCCTTTTACTAAAGAAATACCGTGCGCTCGCCACCCATAGTGGCATACGCCTATTTTTGAAGAGTTGTTCATTTTGGGCAACTCCTGCAATACGAGTCTCAAATTTTTAGGAGTGGAACATTATAGTCAGAAGGTTTGCGAAAAATTCTAGCTCAATTTCGTTGATGGTTTGTAGTTTATGTGTTCATAGTAAGAAAAAAGTTGGCGTTCTGAGTGGGAGTTGGAAAGAGTGGATGATCTTTAAAGACCTTAACAGTAATATGGAGACCTTAAAAATTGATCTTAGTCCTTCAATATGTGAGAAGTAAGagtatgaaataataaaaatcaaaactaacATATGACTTGACAATTGATGAGTAACAGGTGAAGAAATGACTGAACCTTGACAGTGGATGAGTAGTTAGAAATGTTTAGAGGCATTCCGCAAAGCTTGTAATACAATGGGAGATCAAGCTCAATGTAAACCTTGGGAAACTTCAGAATCAAAGCTCAATGTAACAGCATTCTTCCAAGAACATAAAAGAAAACGCGTTCTAGTGTTTGCTACTGAAGTTCTGCAAACATGGCGCAAGGGGGTCTGATATCCACATTTGTACTTGGGTATTATCTATCCgaaggagagagggagggagaagagagagagagagagagagagggagagagggagagagggagggggagaagagagagagagagagggagaggcaAAGAAAGTTTCACCTTGTCATCCTGTTGAATAGCATTGCACGAGAGAGATGGCGATGATAAATGGAAAGAAAGTTTCATCTGATTATTCTATTCAATAGCATCGCATGAGATTAATTATAAGTACATTGTAAGATTCTGGTCTTCCCAGACTCCAAATAGTTGAATTTCAATCTATTGCGGCTTTTGTGTTCAACTCCTCGAGTACTCACTACTCAGTAGGCTTACGGAGTCAAACCAAGTCGTCTCCTGCGAAATTCACTCCCTCCTCTTCTGCCTTTGGTCTCTTCCTGCATAATTCACTCCCTCCTCTACGCGCCTTTGGTCTCTTCATCGAACGCCCCCTTGATATCGATATTTCTTATAAAGTTTATTTCGTTCCTCCAGAGTCTGGACAATCAAAACCTCGATTTTGGTCATGACCCTTATGATATTGACGATTCTGCTTATGACCTTCATGATCACGAAAAATATGTATTCTGCAATCCAGCACTGGCCTCCTTTTGGGGTGAGGTCAGTTTCAAGAACAAGGACTGTGTTTTGGAGAATCCTTCTACTAAAGAATACCGTGTGCTCGCCACTCACAGTGGCATACGCCTCTTTTTGGAGAGTTGTTACTTTTGCAAATTAGAAATAAGTGTAATctgttttatatcaaactgtgCTACTTAAAATTTCAGGGGCTCTACAGCTAACGTGTCTCTTGTAAAAAAGCAAGAGGGCATCAGGTTACTGACCTATGGCACGAATCAACAAGGATGAGACAGCTCATGAGGTCCGTTTACTTGGGAAAGGCAAAGCATTTTTAACAGATACTGCAGTGTTCCACCTCTACTAACACTACTAGCTATACTGAAGCTATCAAAGCATTCCAAAGGCAAGAAACAAGTCATCGAGAGTGATGGacttagtttgatttttgaTGCCTTCATGGAGGGACTTGAGTTGGAAGCGCGACTAACAGCAACTATACTTTTATCTGTCTTCAGTAGACAAATAATGGAAAATGCTGGCAGAAACAGCTGAGGcaatacaatcaccttctggCTTCTACATCATGTACTTAATTAGTTGTTACTACAGATTGTTTATAACTTTTGTGATCTACTATTTcgaaatttttaacttaataaaaAACTAtattctggcaaaaaaaaaaaactatattctAGTTTGATCGTTTTATATACTTTATTGTTTGTGaatttaaattagaaaaagCTATCAATAAGTACGAGTGTATTTTAAacatgattttctaaataagtctgataataataaaatttcagtTCAATAGatcaaaatcatatttcttATTCTTGTAAATtgaactaattaattatttagaatCTATTACATTGATACGTTGGCACACCTAAATGAGGCAAAAATAAGAAATACCTTCAATGAAACaagttcaaatataatttttttactcagattcaagtttgagcttggaattgaaatatatatttaccaATAATACATTGATCATTTTATAACTATCAAAATCCAACTACCTCTAGTAAAAGAGCTCTAGCAGTGAAACATTGTGGCAGCTGCAATGCAACAGTGCCGGAGCAACTGATGAGGGAGTGTACTTCTGCATGTTACGCCCTGTGGCAGCTGCAATGCAACATAGTGGGAGCGACTGATATCCCAGATGGGATGTCTTAGACATGCGTTTTGCAGCCGGAGATTAATCACAGAACGAAACAGACATGACAGTTCCTAAGAGCTCGGTGAGTTCCATATAATTGCATCAGAGATTAATGACAACATAAGAACAGATGTGCATGAACAATGCATATGTATGTTTCGAACAGGCAAAACCTAAAAAAGTGGAGGGGTCTGTCAGACGACTGCAAGGCCAACCATGCCAGGACTAACTGGCCAGAAACGATCCTCTACAGTTCAGGACAGTCGCACTGGACTATCGAGAACTGCCAATCACGCTCTGACCTTGCAGTCAGGTTTCATCCACCAGATCTGGTCGCCTGCCTCCTTGGAAATCAAGGATACAGATGTATGACCTCTAGAAATGATCCTGTTCTAGTATGGTCATGGCTGAGATACCTTAACAATCAAATCAAATAGCCAATATGCTTTATGTTAGATATTAATGTGGGACATTAATATCTTAGTAGCGTGAGCCGGTAACTCGAGCGAGAGCTTTAAGCTGGTTGGAGTTTGGCTTGGTCCAGAGGGTCGGGCTCTGCTGGGTAATGCACAGGCATGCCCATCTCAAGTATAGAGTTGGCTCATGGTCACTTAGCGAAGGCTTTGTGGTCCTGGTCAATAATGTGGAAGGCACTCCAGTTAGGCTGGTTGAAACCAGAGCAGCGATCACTTTCCTCTCTTGGGCGTGAGCCTGTAACTGGAGCGAGATTTTTAAGCTTAGTATGATATTTTCTACACCTGATTGTAGTGATGGATGCCAAAAGAGGGACACTTGGAATTGGAAACATGGTATTTACTGTAGACTATGCCTTGTATCATTCCTAATAATATATGCCTTAGCAATCCTTTATATATGACTCTTTCTAAACAAGACGAAtgtgataataataaaaattcggtttaataaaattataaacagatTTGTTAACAAGTTCATTAATTCATTTTTCTGGCTAAAATTAATccttttttcattattttattatatttcatacttactatatataattatttaagtaaaatatattacatttaatttatagctatttaataattatattaacatacaatcatttaattaactaaatatacaaaagataaaaaattattattatattattaactaaatatacaaaaaataaaaaattattattatattaccaAAAAGATATAGGCCAATAAACAGGGCAGACCTAAATTTAGGCATTACTGTATTTAGGCCCTGATTTATGAATTAAACAGACTGTTGAAATTGGAGCCTTGGAGGGCAGGATTTTGAACTAattacttcaattttttttgtgggCGTAGACATATAGCCATATAGGGTAGTATAAATTAATGGGGCTGAGCAATTTTTTGTGCAGGAGTTGTATAAAAAGTTGTGCTTCAAACATATACTACTTGTATGCATCTCCAAGATGTTATTTCAAAGCTGTTTCGATCCCCTTGACCTACTTGAGATGGACTCACTTTTATTTGCAAGCATCCCCGTGTTCCTCTGTCCCAGGTTAGAAACTTGCAAGTATTATATAATGTATTGATTGTTTGAATATGATTGAACTTTCTTGTAAAGATTTTATCTTTCTAATTGAATGGTTGGTTTGTATGgctaaagattttatctttttaattgaATCATTCTATACTATGGCTAAAGatttatctttttaattgaATGTTTGGTTAGTATGGGAAAATTTGTTATCTTTTTTGTTAGTATTCAGTTGTTTAGCTTTGATcggaaaataacaaaatttaacCTGTTTGTAAAGGTAGTACAGTATCTTTTTGTATGATTTGCCTGTTAAAAACGGGAAATTTGTGTTTCTTGACGAGTCCTTttggtaaaatttaaaaaaataaatttgcttagagttaatttaaaatttactaatttGACAGAAAAACCTCAAGGTAAGTACCCTGGAGCGGGGGAGAAAACAaaaagatatattgatttattgtCCAATAAGGGGTATGAGCACCTGTGGGAAGAGCTTGAACCTGTAAGAAAGGGAGACATGATTAATTTACATGACCTTCTTTTCACCAAAAACAGAGATTACCTCGTCAAATATAATGACGATCAACAGGTATGTTAATCTTGTCTGTATCTCTATCTGAATATAGTAGGAAAAAGTTTCTGGAATGTCACAGTGAACATGCAAGGCTGTGGTGAATCAAATATGCTTATTTTAAAGGTCATAAACAATCTactgtattattatattaatatccaATTAAGCCCTTTTCTTAAAGCTCCATGTTTCTGGGGTGCTGATAACATAATATTGTAACAGAGCATAGGTATCGAGTTCAAACCTCATTGTCCCCAATGTTATGAAATATTTAATGTAGCCTGGACCAAAATGACTACTAAACTTAAATAGAGAGTATTATATCTAAATTTCGTGAAATTTTCTCTTTACCGTACATGCACTCACAGGAATGTTATATTTAATCATTCAGAATTTGGATTGGTCCACAATCTATTACATGCTTCAAATATGCTTATGACTGTTGTAACCTCAAGATATGAAGTACTTTATGAATATGTTATATGTTTGATGGTATTTTTAATTCATAAGCCAGCATTTTCGATTGTTCAAAATTTTGAGTACCAATTAAATATCGACCTAATTTCGAAGCAGGTTCTTGGAACATTTTTGAATATAGTAAGAATTCTCTGGATTCATTTTGCCACTGGCCAACTTCTGAATTTAATAGTTCATAGTACCACAGATTTCATTTAGTACATTACTTAGACTAAGAATCTCGGAAACTTCTGGCACTGCACCTTAGACCGAACTTAATACTTCACTTGACTTGTAATCTTGGAAACTTCTAGTAACTCCGACTTAAAACTCCAACTGTTGGAAAAATGATTCCGAAAAATTCTCCTAATAGTCATGAATGTTCCGCAATCTGCATCACTCTGTCTCTCTTTTCATCCATACAAAAGTATAAAATACTAAATGCATATTTATATACTTCTTCCACATATTTGGTAATAGTATATAATGATATGGGTAAAAGACACTGTTCTGAAAACAACATTACTTCCTTTTACTTTAACAATTAGCCATGTCAGGAAAGGAGAGTTTTTTTTCACTCACAAAAAACACATTATAAGCAAGTGGGGAGAAGTGAGAAGCTGTGATTTTTGCAGGTGAAGGCTGCACAGTTGGCAGGCAAggttataattttgtattttgtacGATTAAACAGTGATCCTTTGGAATCAGTGTACATATTATCCTTGGTAGAAACATACACTTATCTGCTGCCTGATCACTGTCTTGAGGTTGTCTTGGTTGCTTATGGGAGTGAGGAagatatattttcaatttcgtGTGATTCTCATACAAGCTCTGCAGAAAAGTTCGAAGCTGTGTTCTCTCTCATGCCATGGACTGCAATACCATTTTCGGATATTGCATCCAGAGTACGTCTGTCAGGTAGATTTGGTTTCGACATACTGAGGAAGCCTAGCACCTCGTTTGTCATTGATTCAAGTGGAATAGTTCTGCAAAGTGATAGTTGTGATTTATTTGATAAGTATGGAGGTTTGGGTTATCCTTTCACTGATGAAAGGATAAAATTTCTAAAAGCTCAAGTTGCTGCAACTGTTCAGCAGCCCTCTATAAAGTCACTCTTGGCTTCTCCAAAACGTGATTATGTCATCTCAAACACAAGAGATAAGGTATCATTTGGTATCATAATGTAGAGTTGTGACAACATTATAACAAGTTTGACATTTGATATTCCTCTCTAGTTGTGATATACCTGTTCATTTCAGGATATCCTGATTTAGAAATAATCTATTACTGCTCTTCTTTACAGGTACCTGTTGATACTCTTGAAGAAAAGGTGGTGGCACTGTATTTTTTTGAAGAGGGTATTACTGATAATTGGCATACAGAAAGTATTAAGATGGCGTACGAAGAATTCAGACAAAATAAATCTTCTTTTGAGGTTGTGCTCATTTATCTTTATGATACAATAAGTACTTATGATTGTACAAGTGAAGAGTCTTTTTGGAATACATTTAAGACTATGCCTTGGTTGGCCCTTCCATTCAAAGATTTAAAATGTAGGGAATTGGAGCGCTATCTTGGTTATCCTTTTAATCCGCTTGATGCCAAATCTCCTACACTTGTAATCGTTGGGCCTCGTGGGAGATACATTGAACCTTGGGGTGCTCTCATTATTGATCAATTTAAGCTTTCAGTGTACCCGTTTACTCGTGAGCAAGCTGCTAAGTTAGACACTGAAAAGGTAAGGGAACTAAAGCTGGAGATGCTCTGGGATCAGAACACTATATTTAGGGGAAAAGATGGTAGAAAGGTTAGTTTTTTTGATGTCTAATTATCTTGTCTTAAATCTCTTCTTTGTCTAGATAGCTTCGACCTCCGGTTCATTTTCATTCATATAACCAGTTCCTGTTCTTTAAGTACTTAAGTTACTAGAGGAAATAGTGGAGacttatatcttacattttacCAACATGCCTTTggtgataaaataatattgaacTCTTAAAAATGCCATCAAATCAACAAATTTGTTAGGTTTGCATTGGTATGTATTTAGTATATAACCCTTGGCAGACGTATTCTCACGTAGATGTGTTACTTGTCTGCATGTTACTGTGTTAGGGGAATAGGGGTTATATATTTAGATAAAGATACAATACAATATGCCGATTCTAGAGAAACCATATGTCTGCAAGTGGATCAAAATTTGAAGGAGATGAGATATAATACAAATACTGTTTCTAGAGACACCACATGTCTGCAAGTGTATCAAAGGTAAAAGGCAGTAGTTTCTTTTTGAGGCCAGTGCTCTATAACATTGCCTACAATATCACCATTGcactttatataattttcaactAAAATCAGTTTGCATCCCCAAACCCATTATCCTTTTAATATTAGACTGTTACACTTTAGGTTGCCCACACTTTTCCTGCTACTTTAGAATGTTTAGATTGGCTTATTATACATTGTTTGCACatttattttgatgattataggggttttatatcaaagtgaCCACTGTTCTCGTCAATATATCTTCTCTAGCTACCCGATCTCCACGGGAACTCATTTGAAGCACTCAAATCACTATACATATCACTCTTGTTAAATCTTGGAGGAAAAAAATTGGGGATTTTTTCTTCTAATAGATTAATTTAGATATGCAATTTGGATTTTGGTTTAACATTCACCTAATCAAGTACAAgaacaaattaaattaaaaaaaaacatattatctATGTTCATATATGTGTATAACGTACCTCTAAATGCATAATGCATAATtgtgatttatatttattatatgagTCACATCTCATGTAGTACATATCATCTCGTAAATAGAATTCCGCTAAGTTATATGTTACTCTGTCCGTTTCATATTATATGTCcgcttttgaaaaaaaattttatttcaaattacttTTCCACTTGTATTTTCAATGTTAGTTCGTATTTACAAGATAAAATATACACCACATACAAGTATTTAATCTTTGATTTGTATTTCCAAGACTAAATCTATACCACAAACAACTACTCAATTAATATGGTCAATGCAATTTTGTTATTAAGATTTGAACTttttaatatgcgtaatttttttcaaagtagACATATAATATGAATGGAGTATTATTTTTTCTAGATTTAACGCAGTGATTATATACTAATTTAAGTGTTTAAAATGAGTCCCCATGAATATCGGGTAGCTAGGTCAGATATTTTATTGAGAACGGTGGTTACTTGATATAAAACCCGATAATACAGAGGATTGGTGATGTTTTTAGCAagggttttatattattatagtgcCCGTTTTCGTCAAGAAATTTATCCATCTATCCAATCTCCACGAGGACTCCATTCAAAACACATTACGTACTATATATATCACCCCATTAATTCTAGGAAGAAAAGTAACAAAAACCTTAACGGAATTATAGTCACAAGATGAAGTCTACTCTACATggctcataaaataaaaaaaattataagtatataatatatatacagagGCACATTAAAAAGCATGAACatagatacacacacacacatatacagggtcgcgctcaagagagaataTCGTCACCgtgaaaatagatttttaggatctaaatctaaatacatgtttttttcatgttttttcatcgttgtgtgtgtttaaaaatatttttaaaatataatacatagatattgacatttttttgcatgtgaagttctgcagcagaaccctaactaatactagaaataaggtaagggttctatgggctcaaaaaaacatgtatttagatttagatcctaaaaatatatatatgtatttgtttatCCTTAACATATTCAACTTTAATATAGATATTTTTTATGGATTTAACAGAGTGATATATAGTGATTTGAGTACTTTAAATGAGTTCCTGTGGAGAAGATATTTTCACGGTGACGACATTATTATGGAACGGTGACGACATTATAATGAAACCCTTTTAGCAAGTGTGCATTGTCTCGTGATTACTGTATAATGGCCCCGAAaataagggttaattatcaaagtaATCACTTGTcacattcaaatatattaagtgAGTCATTCATTATAAAAGTGACTCACCTCAATCACCGATCTAAGATTTTGTATCAACTTAGTAATTCAGAAATTGAAAATTTGTATCAACTTAGTCACTGACAGATGCTTTCCTTGGGGATTTTGAATTAACGAATAAAATGAGTCACTTTTGCGAATGAGTGAATCACTGTATATTTGGATGCAACGAGTGATGATTTTGATCATTAACTCTCTGAAATAATTCTTCGCATTTAACTACCCCAAAGCCTTTAAGCAGAAATAATTtagtaaaaaattattatttagtcCAAAACAAGAATGTTGCTAATATGaaggtattaaaattttagacaACATAGAGGATTTGTGAAGTTTCCAGCTAAAAATATGCAGAAAATATAATGTTCGACATAAATATGGATTGAGTGCATGCATCGGAACCCAAATATAATTGTTAGGCTTCATAAGTGGGATATgcctaaattatattttctagttCTTggtgaaaaaagaaaagataaatTTTCACAGACTTCTTTTCATCCCAACATAACTTACTAAGTTTCTTATCGCGAAAACCCAACTCTAAATCCAATAAAGCTTCTTCACCTCTTCCGTCAGCAATGTCATAAACAGCATATTACATTACCCTAGACTTAATCCAACTGCAAGGGTATTGAT
This genomic window from Daucus carota subsp. sativus chromosome 7, DH1 v3.0, whole genome shotgun sequence contains:
- the LOC108196712 gene encoding probable nucleoredoxin 1, with amino-acid sequence MGLSNFLCRSCIKSCASNIYYLYASPRCYFKAVSIPLTYLRWTHFYLQASPCSSVPEKPQGKYPGAGEKTKRYIDLLSNKGYEHLWEELEPVRKGDMINLHDLLFTKNRDYLVKYNDDQQVKAAQLAGKVIILYFVRLNSDPLESVYILSLVETYTYLLPDHCLEVVLVAYGSEEDIFSISCDSHTSSAEKFEAVFSLMPWTAIPFSDIASRVRLSGRFGFDILRKPSTSFVIDSSGIVLQSDSCDLFDKYGGLGYPFTDERIKFLKAQVAATVQQPSIKSLLASPKRDYVISNTRDKVPVDTLEEKVVALYFFEEGITDNWHTESIKMAYEEFRQNKSSFEVVLIYLYDTISTYDCTSEESFWNTFKTMPWLALPFKDLKCRELERYLGYPFNPLDAKSPTLVIVGPRGRYIEPWGALIIDQFKLSVYPFTREQAAKLDTEKVRELKLEMLWDQNTIFRGKDGRKVRFSELVGKKIILFFEGDYFLQVELEFLIMLEERYLDCKDTRDEFEVIYITNSKKNSPYSEQIACMTWFVSMTSELLPTDLSLYRCYCHLKSGRTCSHSQESSILAFDGDGRVVRKSIELSFDHIDFPFYAGNMQEEAFHGMNRLYGWRQLDHFYWGLLINPYHKNTYLPCI